A region from the Falco peregrinus isolate bFalPer1 chromosome 19, bFalPer1.pri, whole genome shotgun sequence genome encodes:
- the DUSP23 gene encoding dual specificity protein phosphatase 23 isoform X1: MGASEPPNFSWVAEGRLAGLAMPRQPGHYRFLLGQGVRHLVSLSERAPPHHGCCPDIQLHRLRVPDFSPPTPRQIQSFLQLVEEANACGEAVAVHCMLGHGRTGTMLACYLVKAQKMNGSDAIREIRRLRPGSIETREQEQAVIQFYQHIRTEEDSKV; this comes from the exons ATGGGGGCGTCCGAGCCCCCCAACTTCTCGTGGGTGGCGGAGGGGCGGCTGGCAGGCCTGGCCATGCCACGGCAGCCGGGGCACTACCGGTTCCTGCTGGGCCAGGGCGTGCGGCACCTGGTGTCGCTGTCAGAGCGGGCGCCCCCGCACCACGGCTGCTGTCCTGACATCCAGCTCCACCGGCTCCGTGTGCCCGACTTCAGCCCCCCGACGCCCAGGCAGATCCAGAGcttcctgcagctggtggaggaggCCAATGCCTGCGGTGAG GCTGTGGCAGTGCACTGCATGCTGGGGCATGGCCGGACGGGCACCATGCTGGCCTGCTACCTGGTGAAGGCACAGAAGATGAATGGCAGCGACGCCATCCGGGAGATCCGGCGACTGCGACCTGGCTCCATCGAGACGCGGGAGCAGGAGCAAGCCGTGATCCAGTTCTACCAGCACATTCG CACTGAAGAGGACAGCAAGGTGTGA
- the LOC101912183 gene encoding serum amyloid P-component codes for MGQLQLWLAILAGLSGIVAQEDLYRKVFIFRKDPSDAYVVLRPKLGQPLQNFTVCLRSYTDLTRPYSLFSYATKAQDNEILVLKPKPSEYRFYVGGKFVTFRVPEGHRDWEHICTSWESATGIAEFWLNGKPWPRKGLQRGYTVGAEAAILLGQEQDAFGGGFDVYNSFSGELADVYLWDVGLSPDKMRAAYQSLRLPPSILGWRSLSYEVKGDVVVKPRLREALGP; via the exons ATGggccagctgcagctctggcttgCCATCCTGGCCGGACTCTCAGGGATCGTGGCCCAGGAAG ACCTGTATCGGAAGGTGTTCATCTTCCGGAAGGACCCCAGTGACGCCTATGTGGTGCTGAGGCCCAAGCTCGGGCAGCCACTGCAGAACTTCACGGTGTGCCTGCGGTCCTACACCGATCTAACCCGGCCCTACAGCCTCTTCTCCTACGCCACCAAGGCGCAGGACAATGAGATCCTCGTCCTCAAGCCCAAGCCCAGTGAGTACCGGTTCTACGTGGGGGGCAAGTTTGTCACCTTCCGTGTCCCCGAGGGCCACAGGGACTGGGAGCACATCTGCACCAGCTGGGAATCAGCCACCGGCATTGCTGAGTTTTGGCTCAACGGGAAGCCCTGGCCCCgcaaggggctgcagaggggctACACGGTGGGGGCAGAGGCAGCCATCTtactggggcaggagcaggatgcCTTCGGGGGTGGCTTCGACGTCTACAACTCCTTCTCGGGTGAGCTGGCCGATGTCTACTTGTGGGACGTGGGGCTGTCCCCAGACAAGATGCGAGCTGCCTACCAGTCCCTGCGCCTGCCACCCTCCATCTTAGGCTGGAGGAGCCTGAGCTACGAAGTGAAGGGCGATGTGGTGGTGAAACCCCGGCTCCGGGAGGCACTGGGGCCATGA
- the LOC129782869 gene encoding LOW QUALITY PROTEIN: serum amyloid P-component-like (The sequence of the model RefSeq protein was modified relative to this genomic sequence to represent the inferred CDS: inserted 4 bases in 3 codons; deleted 2 bases in 1 codon), with protein MLFCKVTGTPDLEHKVFVFPQETNDSHVLVRAKPKQPLQNVTVHLWSYTDLTQPYSLFCTTKAQDGILLLKPKLTEYQFYVGASLLXFRVPMGIMVSEHICTSWGSATSIAGFWLSGRPWTCEGLQKXGTAVAIMLGQEQEQDAFRGSFDAQQSSMGEMQDVYTXNAGISHLRGDGAMQNGPSKTPIFGWRHFPCAVVGQVCPRPWHLVLGTALVPPRALAPAGWQALAEP; from the exons ATGCTCTTCTGCAAGGTCACAGGGACCCCAG ACCTGGAGCACAAAGTGTTCGTGTTTCCCCAAGAGACCAATGACTCCCACGTGCTGGTGAGGGCAAAGCCCAAGCAGCCGCTGCAGAACGTCACTGTGCACCTGTGGTCCTACACCGACCTAACCCAGCCCTACAGCCTCTTCTGCACCACCAAGGCGCAGGACGGGATCCTCCTCCTCAAGCCCAAGCTCACAGAGTACCAATTCTACGTGGGGGCAAGTTTGT CCTTCCGTGTCCCCATGGGGATCATGGTGAGCGAGCATATCTGCACCAGCTGG GGGTCAGCCACCAGCATCGCTGGGTTTTGGCTCAGTGGGAGGCCCTGGACCTGTGAGGGGCTGCAGA TGGGGACAGCGGTGGCCAtcatgctggggcaggagcaggagcaggatgcCTTCAGGGGCAGCTTTGATGCCCAGCAGTCTTCCATGGGGGAAATGCAGGATGTGTACAC GAACGCAGGAATCTCCCACCTCAGGGGTGACGGTGCCATGCAGAATGGCCCCAGCAAAACCCCCATCTTTGGCTGGAGACACTTCCCCTGCGCAGTCGTGGGCCAGGTGTGCCCAAGGCCCTGGCACCTGGTACTGGGCACGGCGCTGGTGCCTCCCCGCGCTCTCGCTCCTGCTGGCTGGCAAGCGCTGGCCGAGCCGTGA
- the DUSP23 gene encoding dual specificity protein phosphatase 23 isoform X2 yields MGASEPPNFSWVAEGRLAGLAMPRQPGHYRFLLGQGVRHLVSLSERAPPHHGCCPDIQLHRLRVPDFSPPTPRQIQSFLQLVEEANACGEAVAVHCMLGHGRTGTMLACYLVKAQKMNGSDAIREIRRLRPGSIETREQEQAVIQFYQHIR; encoded by the exons ATGGGGGCGTCCGAGCCCCCCAACTTCTCGTGGGTGGCGGAGGGGCGGCTGGCAGGCCTGGCCATGCCACGGCAGCCGGGGCACTACCGGTTCCTGCTGGGCCAGGGCGTGCGGCACCTGGTGTCGCTGTCAGAGCGGGCGCCCCCGCACCACGGCTGCTGTCCTGACATCCAGCTCCACCGGCTCCGTGTGCCCGACTTCAGCCCCCCGACGCCCAGGCAGATCCAGAGcttcctgcagctggtggaggaggCCAATGCCTGCGGTGAG GCTGTGGCAGTGCACTGCATGCTGGGGCATGGCCGGACGGGCACCATGCTGGCCTGCTACCTGGTGAAGGCACAGAAGATGAATGGCAGCGACGCCATCCGGGAGATCCGGCGACTGCGACCTGGCTCCATCGAGACGCGGGAGCAGGAGCAAGCCGTGATCCAGTTCTACCAGCACATTCGGTAG